One Pelobates fuscus isolate aPelFus1 chromosome 8, aPelFus1.pri, whole genome shotgun sequence genomic window carries:
- the LOC134571636 gene encoding gamma-crystallin 1-like, translating to MVLSQIVFYEDRNFQGRSYECNSECPDMSSYFHRCNSIRVESGNWILYEHPNYRGHQYYLSRGEYPNFQQWMGFNDSIRSCRISPQHHGSFRVKVYEREDFRGQMMEFTEDCPNVNERFRSHDIHSCQVIDGYWMFYEEPNYKGRQYYLRPGEYNRYTDWGAMSPRIGSFRRLHHFE from the exons ATGGTTCTTTCACAGATTGTATTCTATGAGGATCGTAACTTCCAGGGCCGCTCTTATGAGTGCAACTCTGAGTGTCCAGATATGTCCTCATATTTTCATCGCTGTAATTCCATTCGAGTGGAGAGTGGAAACTGGATTCTGTATGAGCACCCCAACTATAGAGGACACCAGTATTACCTTAGCAGGGGAGAATATCCTAATTTCCAGCAATGGATGGGTTTCAATGACTCCATCAGATCTTGTCGTATTAGCCCACAG CACCATGGATCATTCAGAGTAAAGGTCTATGAGAGGGAGGATTTCCGAGGTCAGATGATGGAGTTCACTGAAGATTGTCCTAATGTCAATGAGAGATTCCGTTCCCATGACATCCACTCCTGCCAGGTGATTGATGGCTACTGGATGTTCTATGAGGAACCAAATTACAAAGGACGCCAGTATTACCTAAGACCTGGAGAGTACAACAGATATACTGACTGGGGTGCCATGAGCCCAAGAATTGGCTCATTCAGGAGACTTCACCATTTCGAATAA